In Calypte anna isolate BGI_N300 chromosome 28, bCalAnn1_v1.p, whole genome shotgun sequence, a single window of DNA contains:
- the GATAD2A gene encoding transcriptional repressor p66-alpha isoform X1, which yields MTEEACRTRSQKRALEREVPHNDVDSKKLKMEKGLLGTDINTEGDMKIKTDPGTGKVQGLLKSGEVKATIKVEVQTGDEPVDMSTSKSEIKREKRVPSPDVIVLSDNEPSSPRMNGLTKIALKETNTEVLMKSSPEERERMIKQLKEELRLEEAKLVLLKKLRQSQIQKETTTQKPAGSSGSAVATPPPLVRGPQSVPAGKPSLQTSSTRIPGTVIPPPLVRGGQQTSSKLGTQQNTQIVMPPLVRGAQQIHNIRQHSSTGPPPLLLAPRASVPSVQIQGQRIIQQGLIRVANVPNTSLLVNIPQASPTSIKGTNVTSAQANATTTSAASMVNSNESPASRQAAAKLALRKQLEKTLLEIPPPKPPAPEMNFLPSAANNEFIYLVGLEEVVQNLLETQGKVSVPVSSREPYMCAQCKTDFTCRWREEKNGTIMCETCMTSNQKKALKAEHTNRLKAAFVKALQQEQEIEQRILQQTASPVQSKSDSIVQHHSLKQTSSQMSRGPPGAPRGVLHAFSQSPKLQNASSAAALGSRAGKHAERPVSKGSAASWKKTSINTGGALPFVSPSLAVHKSSSAVDRQREYLLDMIPPRSIPQSATWK from the exons ATGACAGAGGAAGCATGCAGGACCCGGAGTCAGAAGCGAGCCTTAGAACGTGAGGTCCCCCACAATGATGTGGACAGCAAGAAActaaaaatggagaaaggacTTTTGGGAACAGACATCAACACTGAAGGAGAcatgaaaatcaaaacagatCCTGGAACTGGAAAAGTCCAAGGATTATTAAAAAGCGGAGAGGTGAAAGCAACCATAAAAGTggaggttcagactggagaTGAGCCTGTGGACATGAGTACCTCAAAAAG tgaaataaagagagaaaagagagtcCCCTCTCCAGATGTTATTGTTTTATCTGACAATGAACCCTCCAGCCCTAGAATGAATGGTTTAACAAAAATAGCATTAAAAGAGACCAACACGGAGGTGCTCATG AAGAGCAGTCCAGAGGAACGTGAGAGGATGATCAAGCAGCTCAAGGAAGAGCTACGGTTAGAAGAAGCCAAGTTGGTTTTATTGAAAAAGTTACGGCAGAGCCAGATCCAGAAGGAGACCACTACTCAGAag cctGCTGGTTCCTCTGGGAGTGCTGTGGCCACCCCTCCTCCCTTGGTGCGGGGACCGCAGAGCGTTCCTGCTGGCAAACCATCCCTCCAG ACCTCTTCTACACGTATCCCAGGCACTGTTATTCCTCCTCCCTTGGTCCGTGGAGGGCAGCAGACTTCTTCAAAATTAGGAACTCAGCAAAACACGCAGATAGTGATGCCGCCTCTTGTCAGAGGAGCCCAG CAAATCCACAACATCAGACAGCACTCCAGCACGGGGCCACCTCCGCTGCTGCTGGCACCGCGGGCGTCCGTCCCCAGCGTCCAAATCCAGGGGCAGAGAATTATCCAGCAGGGACTGATCCGTGTGGCCAACGTCCCCAACACCAGCCTGCTGGTCAACATCCCACAG gCTTCCCCAACTTCAATCAAAGGTACAAATGTGACATCAGCTCAGGCCAATGCTACCACAACCAGTGCTGCTTCCATGGTCAACTCCAACGAGTCGCCCGCCAGCCGACAAGCGGCCGCCAAGCTGGCCctgaggaagcagctggagaagacccTGCTGGAGATCCCTCCTCCCAAGCCTCCAGCACCAGAGATGAACTTCCTGCCAAGTGCAGCTAATAATGAATTTATTTACTTAGTGGGGTTGGAAGAAGTCGTGCAGAATTTGCTGGAAACTCAAg GGAAAGTCTCAGTCCCTGTATCCTCTCGGGAGCCCTACATGTGTGCTCAGTGTAAGACTGACTTCACCTGTCgctggagggaggagaagaatgGAACCATCATGTGTGAAACCTGCATGACCTCCAACCAGAAGAAAGCCTTGAAAGCTGAGCACACCAACAGGCTGAAGGCAGCCTTTGTCaaagccctgcagcaggagcaggagatTGAGCAGAGGATACTGCAGCAAACTGCTTCTCCTGTGCAGAGCAAGTCAGACTCCATCGTGCAGCACCACTCTCTCAAGCAG ACATCCAGCCAGATGTCTCGAGGTCCTCCTGGAGCTCCCAGAGGGGTTTTGCATGCATTCAGCCAGTCCCCCAAGCTGCAGAATGCATcttctgcagcagccctggggagcagggcaggtaAGCATGCTGAGAGACCTGTCAGCAAGGGCAGTGCTGCCTCCTGGAAGAAGACTTCCATCAATACAG
- the GATAD2A gene encoding transcriptional repressor p66-alpha isoform X2, protein MTEEACRTRSQKRALEREVPHNDVDSKKLKMEKGLLGTDINTEGDMKIKTDPGTGKVQGLLKSGEVKATIKVEVQTGDEPVDMSTSKSEIKREKRVPSPDVIVLSDNEPSSPRMNGLTKIALKETNTEVLMKSSPEERERMIKQLKEELRLEEAKLVLLKKLRQSQIQKETTTQKTSSTRIPGTVIPPPLVRGGQQTSSKLGTQQNTQIVMPPLVRGAQQIHNIRQHSSTGPPPLLLAPRASVPSVQIQGQRIIQQGLIRVANVPNTSLLVNIPQASPTSIKGTNVTSAQANATTTSAASMVNSNESPASRQAAAKLALRKQLEKTLLEIPPPKPPAPEMNFLPSAANNEFIYLVGLEEVVQNLLETQGKVSVPVSSREPYMCAQCKTDFTCRWREEKNGTIMCETCMTSNQKKALKAEHTNRLKAAFVKALQQEQEIEQRILQQTASPVQSKSDSIVQHHSLKQTSSQMSRGPPGAPRGVLHAFSQSPKLQNASSAAALGSRAGKHAERPVSKGSAASWKKTSINTGGALPFVSPSLAVHKSSSAVDRQREYLLDMIPPRSIPQSATWK, encoded by the exons ATGACAGAGGAAGCATGCAGGACCCGGAGTCAGAAGCGAGCCTTAGAACGTGAGGTCCCCCACAATGATGTGGACAGCAAGAAActaaaaatggagaaaggacTTTTGGGAACAGACATCAACACTGAAGGAGAcatgaaaatcaaaacagatCCTGGAACTGGAAAAGTCCAAGGATTATTAAAAAGCGGAGAGGTGAAAGCAACCATAAAAGTggaggttcagactggagaTGAGCCTGTGGACATGAGTACCTCAAAAAG tgaaataaagagagaaaagagagtcCCCTCTCCAGATGTTATTGTTTTATCTGACAATGAACCCTCCAGCCCTAGAATGAATGGTTTAACAAAAATAGCATTAAAAGAGACCAACACGGAGGTGCTCATG AAGAGCAGTCCAGAGGAACGTGAGAGGATGATCAAGCAGCTCAAGGAAGAGCTACGGTTAGAAGAAGCCAAGTTGGTTTTATTGAAAAAGTTACGGCAGAGCCAGATCCAGAAGGAGACCACTACTCAGAag ACCTCTTCTACACGTATCCCAGGCACTGTTATTCCTCCTCCCTTGGTCCGTGGAGGGCAGCAGACTTCTTCAAAATTAGGAACTCAGCAAAACACGCAGATAGTGATGCCGCCTCTTGTCAGAGGAGCCCAG CAAATCCACAACATCAGACAGCACTCCAGCACGGGGCCACCTCCGCTGCTGCTGGCACCGCGGGCGTCCGTCCCCAGCGTCCAAATCCAGGGGCAGAGAATTATCCAGCAGGGACTGATCCGTGTGGCCAACGTCCCCAACACCAGCCTGCTGGTCAACATCCCACAG gCTTCCCCAACTTCAATCAAAGGTACAAATGTGACATCAGCTCAGGCCAATGCTACCACAACCAGTGCTGCTTCCATGGTCAACTCCAACGAGTCGCCCGCCAGCCGACAAGCGGCCGCCAAGCTGGCCctgaggaagcagctggagaagacccTGCTGGAGATCCCTCCTCCCAAGCCTCCAGCACCAGAGATGAACTTCCTGCCAAGTGCAGCTAATAATGAATTTATTTACTTAGTGGGGTTGGAAGAAGTCGTGCAGAATTTGCTGGAAACTCAAg GGAAAGTCTCAGTCCCTGTATCCTCTCGGGAGCCCTACATGTGTGCTCAGTGTAAGACTGACTTCACCTGTCgctggagggaggagaagaatgGAACCATCATGTGTGAAACCTGCATGACCTCCAACCAGAAGAAAGCCTTGAAAGCTGAGCACACCAACAGGCTGAAGGCAGCCTTTGTCaaagccctgcagcaggagcaggagatTGAGCAGAGGATACTGCAGCAAACTGCTTCTCCTGTGCAGAGCAAGTCAGACTCCATCGTGCAGCACCACTCTCTCAAGCAG ACATCCAGCCAGATGTCTCGAGGTCCTCCTGGAGCTCCCAGAGGGGTTTTGCATGCATTCAGCCAGTCCCCCAAGCTGCAGAATGCATcttctgcagcagccctggggagcagggcaggtaAGCATGCTGAGAGACCTGTCAGCAAGGGCAGTGCTGCCTCCTGGAAGAAGACTTCCATCAATACAG